A stretch of the Bacteroidota bacterium genome encodes the following:
- a CDS encoding tail fiber domain-containing protein has translation MKIKLKFPLALLAIGISLYNEAFAQQIQTGAAGVSSEWRRGGNFLAGSAPPAANIFGTMWNSPIYTKTFAILREKLNGTVAYNVNGFVAARDGYMLLGPDAPVGGGTLYNSKGAFSLLHLNGTTTLAAIELGYRPWMKTGITFTENSDLMYVGRKSEGIPGSPTADQTDAVIAWADDGSGPPFFGPDNLRFMFTFGNAAGTSAPNGDLTGGGMDGREVMRMTPQGNVGVGPRFDNSNQPQSTYHQHQENNLSSWMQVTNQIVSSTGPTFVGPNDGFRFGILGAPTAIQNGNAFIYNQEQRHIIFSTGNATPTSIATTNERVRITAIENPTTTTSGYGINNPGGLPTNLTRVSISDDPTTPVTRPLSLLHIGYNTILGNDGWRSWMDVGMFASKSSDNVYLGLKAEPGIAGIPGLDRQDAVLNWGDSPTSSIPTNGPDNLRFIFTSPLGSGLSPASGANGLEGMRMTPSTNVAATVTHVWTGIGGDPTVNLYGPTGASINPTQTLEVNSSEATTVVGGSSGLRFTNLNTTSPTIANPGAGVLAVDADGDVIYVQGTAGTGIGNYCAATPNPIVGNDYEIPLNTFNYRFTGQSIPLLSGVNTDVVGIGYACTSVMPAKFNVLEQATGPIAVNTTATSSINSDVSTSTIPRIYRAVVGITNGVQPINFLHTNIGGDFLARDADNTIGVRGTANYFSQAAKNATGGYFQAIGPNDDNTGVYGIANSSNGANYAVRGAAIGSVGTNYGGFFSAANGTFNYAVYASASTSGAPGAGTPVGPNYAGYFNGDVYISGTYGPSDINLKDSIHGITNAMDIINQLNAKTFAFKHSSYPSMNLPKGLQYGLIAQEVETVLPALITNNVQPAVLDSLGAVVTPAVNFKGLEYQQLIPILIEGMKEQQSKIDSLNEENNLQDSINTYLQQKDSILDERMTALENALNACCNNHSMQQSNSNNSIVSQDVELKDGQAIVLEQNVPNPFAEQTTINYFLPDNVVKAQMLFYNVSGKLIQSVDLNERGKGSLNVFASDLSNGIYTYTLVVDGKIVETKKMVKQQ, from the coding sequence ATGAAAATAAAATTAAAATTTCCCTTGGCATTATTAGCCATTGGAATCAGTCTTTACAACGAGGCATTCGCACAGCAAATACAAACTGGTGCTGCTGGCGTCTCATCTGAATGGAGAAGAGGAGGAAATTTTTTAGCAGGAAGTGCTCCTCCAGCGGCTAATATTTTTGGAACAATGTGGAATTCACCTATCTACACAAAAACATTTGCCATACTTCGCGAAAAACTAAATGGTACAGTTGCATACAATGTTAACGGTTTTGTAGCAGCAAGAGATGGCTACATGCTATTAGGTCCTGATGCACCGGTAGGTGGTGGTACATTGTATAACTCAAAAGGAGCGTTCAGTTTGCTTCATTTGAATGGCACTACAACTCTTGCTGCGATTGAACTTGGTTACCGTCCTTGGATGAAAACAGGAATTACTTTTACTGAAAACAGTGATTTGATGTATGTTGGTCGTAAAAGTGAAGGAATACCAGGATCTCCAACTGCAGATCAAACAGACGCTGTAATTGCTTGGGCAGACGATGGTTCAGGGCCTCCATTTTTTGGTCCAGATAATTTGCGTTTTATGTTCACTTTCGGAAATGCTGCAGGAACAAGCGCTCCAAATGGAGATTTAACTGGTGGTGGAATGGATGGACGTGAAGTTATGCGAATGACTCCCCAAGGAAATGTGGGTGTTGGTCCTCGTTTTGATAATTCAAACCAACCTCAAAGCACTTATCATCAACATCAAGAAAACAACTTGAGCAGTTGGATGCAGGTAACAAACCAAATCGTTTCAAGTACAGGTCCTACATTTGTTGGACCAAACGATGGATTTAGATTTGGAATTTTAGGCGCGCCAACTGCAATTCAAAATGGTAATGCTTTTATTTATAACCAAGAGCAACGTCATATTATATTTTCTACTGGAAATGCAACTCCAACAAGTATAGCTACAACCAATGAACGGGTTCGAATAACAGCTATTGAAAATCCAACAACAACAACTTCTGGTTATGGAATAAATAATCCAGGAGGGTTACCAACAAACTTAACTCGCGTTTCAATTAGTGATGATCCAACAACTCCTGTAACTCGTCCTTTAAGCTTGTTACATATTGGTTACAACACAATACTTGGGAATGATGGATGGAGATCATGGATGGATGTAGGAATGTTCGCAAGTAAATCAAGCGACAATGTTTATCTCGGATTAAAAGCGGAACCTGGAATTGCAGGAATTCCAGGTTTGGATCGACAAGATGCTGTTTTAAATTGGGGTGATAGTCCAACCTCATCTATACCAACCAATGGTCCAGACAATTTGAGATTTATTTTCACTTCTCCGTTAGGATCTGGTTTGTCACCAGCAAGTGGAGCCAACGGACTTGAAGGAATGAGAATGACACCTTCTACAAATGTTGCAGCTACAGTAACACATGTTTGGACAGGTATTGGTGGAGACCCAACGGTTAATCTTTATGGCCCAACTGGAGCAAGTATTAATCCAACCCAAACGCTAGAAGTAAATTCTTCAGAAGCTACTACAGTAGTTGGTGGAAGTAGTGGTTTGCGCTTTACAAATTTAAATACAACATCGCCAACAATTGCAAATCCAGGAGCTGGAGTTTTAGCTGTGGATGCAGATGGTGATGTTATTTATGTACAAGGAACAGCAGGAACTGGAATTGGAAATTATTGTGCTGCAACGCCAAACCCTATTGTTGGAAATGATTATGAAATCCCTTTAAACACTTTTAACTATCGTTTTACTGGGCAATCTATTCCTTTATTATCAGGTGTAAATACTGATGTAGTTGGAATTGGATATGCTTGCACTTCGGTAATGCCAGCAAAATTTAACGTTTTAGAACAAGCTACAGGGCCTATAGCTGTTAACACAACTGCGACAAGCTCTATTAATAGCGATGTTTCTACTTCTACAATACCAAGAATTTACAGAGCTGTAGTTGGGATAACTAATGGCGTTCAGCCAATAAATTTTCTACATACGAATATTGGAGGTGATTTTTTAGCAAGAGATGCCGACAATACTATTGGAGTTAGAGGGACAGCAAATTATTTTAGCCAAGCAGCAAAAAATGCAACCGGAGGATATTTTCAAGCAATCGGACCAAACGATGACAATACTGGTGTATATGGTATTGCAAATAGTTCAAATGGAGCAAATTATGCCGTAAGAGGAGCTGCCATAGGTTCTGTAGGGACAAATTATGGTGGATTTTTCAGCGCAGCAAATGGTACATTTAATTATGCCGTGTATGCTTCTGCCTCCACTTCAGGCGCACCTGGAGCAGGAACACCTGTTGGCCCTAATTATGCTGGGTACTTTAATGGTGATGTTTATATTTCTGGAACTTATGGGCCTTCTGATATCAATTTAAAGGATAGCATCCATGGCATAACAAATGCAATGGATATCATCAACCAATTGAATGCAAAAACATTTGCATTCAAACACAGTTCATATCCATCTATGAATTTGCCAAAGGGTCTTCAGTATGGTTTAATTGCTCAAGAAGTTGAAACGGTTTTGCCTGCATTAATCACAAACAATGTTCAGCCAGCAGTTTTAGATTCTTTAGGCGCAGTTGTTACACCAGCTGTAAACTTTAAAGGCCTGGAATATCAGCAGTTGATTCCGATCTTAATAGAAGGAATGAAAGAACAACAATCAAAAATTGACAGTTTAAATGAGGAAAACAATTTGCAAGATTCAATCAATACATATCTGCAACAAAAAGATTCTATTTTAGATGAGAGAATGACTGCTTTAGAAAATGCACTAAACGCATGTTGCAACAATCATTCAATGCAACAAAGCAATTCAAACAATTCAATTGTATCACAAGATGTTGAATTGAAAGATGGACAAGCAATTGTTTTGGAACAAAACGTTCCAAATCCTTTTGCTGAACAAACAACTATCAATTATTTTTTACCAGACAATGTGGTAAAAGCACAAATGCTTTTTTATAATGTTTCAGGTAAATTAATTCAATCGGTAGATTTGAATGAAAGAGGAAAAGGAAGTTTAAATGTATTTGCTAGTGATTTAAGCAATGGAATTTACACTTACACACTTGTTGTTGATGGAAAAATTGTTGAGACTAAGAAAATGGTTAAACAACAATAG
- a CDS encoding 4-hydroxy-tetrahydrodipicolinate synthase has product MSKNLKFKGTGVAIVTPFNKDHTVDYKSLNKLVDFIIKGGVEYIVVLGTTGESVTLSKEEKQSVVTHVIENVNKRVPIVLGLGGNNTQEILSAFKKTSDFNNIDAILSVSPYYNKPNQRGIYQHYKAIAEASPLPIILYNVPGRTSSNVTADTTIKLATDFKNIIAVKEASGNLEQCMKIIKHRPKDFLVISGDDMLTLPMIAAGADGVISVVANAFPKDFSEMTRQILAGNVKEAQKLHYKLTDIIEQLFADGNPAGIKAVLEMMKISPAHVRLPLVNVNKATHNALKEMVEMYK; this is encoded by the coding sequence AGTTGGTTGATTTTATCATCAAGGGTGGTGTTGAATATATTGTGGTGCTTGGAACAACCGGAGAATCGGTAACGTTGAGCAAAGAAGAAAAACAATCGGTTGTAACCCATGTGATTGAAAATGTAAATAAACGCGTTCCAATTGTATTGGGATTAGGCGGAAACAATACACAAGAGATTTTAAGTGCCTTCAAAAAAACATCTGACTTCAATAATATCGATGCGATACTTTCTGTATCACCGTATTATAACAAACCGAATCAACGTGGAATTTATCAGCATTACAAAGCGATTGCAGAAGCATCACCGTTGCCGATTATTTTGTACAATGTTCCGGGAAGAACTTCATCTAATGTAACAGCGGATACCACCATTAAGTTGGCAACCGATTTTAAAAATATCATTGCGGTAAAGGAAGCATCCGGAAATTTAGAGCAGTGTATGAAAATTATCAAACACCGTCCCAAAGACTTCTTAGTTATTTCCGGTGATGATATGTTGACATTGCCAATGATTGCTGCAGGTGCGGATGGTGTTATTTCGGTTGTTGCAAATGCATTTCCAAAAGACTTTTCAGAAATGACCCGCCAGATTTTAGCAGGAAATGTAAAAGAGGCTCAAAAGCTGCATTATAAATTAACCGATATTATTGAGCAATTATTTGCGGATGGAAATCCTGCAGGAATAAAAGCAGTATTGGAGATGATGAAAATTTCTCCTGCTCATGTACGCTTGCCATTGGTAAATGTGAACAAAGCCACACACAATGCCTTGAAAGAAATGGTGGAGATGTATAAATAA